The following proteins come from a genomic window of Erpetoichthys calabaricus chromosome 18, fErpCal1.3, whole genome shotgun sequence:
- the chfr gene encoding E3 ubiquitin-protein ligase CHFR gives MQSSETGESRSGQPWGKLVRMSSEKESEILLFSKEFIIEGKKGCDLSFSANKLVSGNQCKIIQDEDSGEVWLENMSVKGTVINESKVVKSQKCRLQNGDVIYVVCKKNEPEQEIAYMYQAVNAEEKVGSDILNSDAPGSPFSCSEISSGDSNQPNLTNEESSSDEPVPSTSMSDLHNTPSIISSPSEISSLSVSETISSSEPCSSFSSQEDVSSESTGLEGTNITTSVSSGSVSFLSEKDDSEPPWKKRKTTDSGQGETQHPEREIHKTRSSEVCKEAELKTDKMEESLTCIICQDLLYDCVSLQPCMHTFCAACYSGWMERSSFCPTCRCPVERIRKNHMLNNLVEAYLLQHPEKCRSAEELQNMDSRNKISQDMVQPKVERNFSDEEGSSDYLLELSDVDSESSDISQPWVVCRQCPWYRKDLCQPSVEQTVEAPLRTVGEAPSTSSSTSTVSQEYMCPPQGGHVMCSCCFQPMPDRRAEAATQQNFHQQCMACQRSFCHMYWGCTRVGCLGCLAHFNDLNLTEKCMDGVLNNNNHESEILKNYLTSRGMTWKDMLHECLRGLQQGVFYLSDYRITGNAVLCYCCGLRSFKELAYQYRQSIPRTELPALVTSRPDCYWGRNCRTQVKAHHAIKFNHICEQTRFKN, from the exons GCTGTGATCTTTCCTTTTCTGCAAACAAGCTGGTGTCTGGTAATCAGTGTAAGATCATTCAGGATGAAGATTCAGGGGAGGTGTGGTTGGAGAATATGAG tgtgaaaGGAACAGTGATTAACGAATCAAAAGTGGTGAAGAGTCAGAAATGTCGGCTTCAAAATGGAGACGTAATCTACGTCGTATGCAAAAAAAATGAGCCAGAACAAG AAATTGCATATATGTACCAAGCTGTAAATGCTGAAGAGAAAGTCGGATCAG ACATTCTGAACAGTGACGCTCCAGGAAGCCCTTTTTCATGTAGTGAAATTTCATCAGGTGATTCTAACCAACCAAACTTAACCAATGAGGAATCATCATCTGACGAGCCAGTACCTTCTACATCCATGTCTGACCTCCACAATACTCCGAGCATTATTAGTTCTCCATCAG AAATTAGCAGCCTTTCTGTTTCTGAGACCATCTCTTCTTCTGAGCCTTGTTCATCATTCTCAAGTCAAGAGGACGTCTCTTCTGAATCCACTGGTTTAGAGGGTACCAACATCACAACATCAGTTAGTTCTGGCTCTGTCAGTTTTCTCTCAGAGAAAGATGACTCAGAACCACCTTGGAAAAAAAGGAAGACAACAG ATTCTGGTCAAGGAGAAACCCAACATCCAGAAAGAGAAATTCATAAAACTCGGTCATCAGAAGTATGCAAAGAAGCAGAGTTAAAAACAGATAAGATGGAAGAGTCTCTCACGTGTATTATTTGTCAGGACTTGCTGTATGACTGTGTGAG CCTGCAGCCCTGCATGCATACATTTTGTGCTGCCTGCTATTCAGGATGGATGGAACGGTCATCCTTTTGTCCCACCTGTCGATGTCCTGTGGAGCGTATCAGAAAGAATCACATGCTTAACAACCTGGTTGAGGCCTACCTACTTCAGCACCCAG AAAAGTGCAGAAGTGCTGAGGAGTTGCAGAACATGGACAGCCGCAATAAAATTTCTCAGGACATGGTCCAGCCAAAGGTAGAACGGAACTTTTCTGATGAAGAAGGCAGCTCTGATTACCTCTTGGAACTTTCAGATGTAGACAGCGAGTCTTCTGACATTAG CCAGCCGTGGGTAGTGTGCCGTCAGTGTCCATGGTACAGAAAAGACCTTTGTCAACCATCTGTTGAACAGACAGTTGAAGCACCTCTGAGGACAGTGGGAGAAGCACCTTCGACATCCAGCTCCACCTCAACAG TTTCCCAAGAATATATGTGTCCTCCCCAAGGGGGTCATGTGATGTGTTCATGCTGCTTCCAGCCCATGCCTGATCGAAGAGCAGAGGCAGCCACCCAGCAGAACTTTCATCAGCAAT GTATGGCATGCCAGCGTTCATTTTGCCACATGTACTGGGGGTGCACTCGAGTTGGATGTCTTGGATGCCTGGCGCATTTCAATG ATCTGAATCTGACTGAGAAGTGCATGGATGGTGTGCTTAACAACAATAATCATGAATCTGAAATTCTGAAG AACTACTTGACTTCTCGAGGAATGACCTGGAAGGACATGCTTCATGAGTGTCTACGTGGCCTCCAACAAGGAGTTTTCTATTTGTCAG ATTACCGCATCACTGGGAATGCAGTGCTGTGCTACTGCTGTGGCCTGCGCAGTTTCAAAGAGCTGGCTTACCAATATCGACAAAGTATTCCTCGCACTGAACTTCCAG cactcGTAACTTCTCGGCCTGACTGTTACTGGGGACGCAACTGCCGTACTCAAGTTAAAGCACACCATGCCAT